Proteins encoded in a region of the Aliivibrio fischeri ATCC 7744 = JCM 18803 = DSM 507 genome:
- a CDS encoding putative manganese transporter: MMTTNSFSQSLSLSQFSLQHKRLILPITLLALVGAETTRDLTVTTLSDAFWAVSTYVAFTLVIYHYLSNIMGKTNRITALYNKSRTNQVVFSSLLGALPGCGGAIVVTTQYISGKVGFGSVVAVLTATMGDAAFLLIAAQPKVGFGVMALGVVVGIVSGMVVNAIHKDDFLRPESPQIKEPTKQDIPCLQVKAINLQGTFWKLVLIPATIVAVLGSFQVDINQLFHLPEHSIEWIGAILAIGSMMLWALTKEISDYQSTVSEDNKCVSSHPIQKAAQDTNFVSAWVIVAFLIFELTTYFSGINLHTVFLGYGMWMPLIGLAIGLLPGCGPQILVTSLYLSGAMPMSAQLSNAISNDGDALFPAIALAPKAAMVATFYSAVPAFVVGYGYYFLFEM; this comes from the coding sequence ATGATGACTACTAATTCATTTTCTCAATCGCTTTCGTTGTCGCAATTTTCTTTGCAACATAAACGCTTAATATTACCTATCACTTTACTAGCATTAGTTGGTGCAGAAACAACACGAGACCTTACCGTTACAACTCTATCTGATGCTTTTTGGGCGGTTTCAACCTACGTTGCTTTTACCTTAGTTATTTATCATTACCTTTCAAATATCATGGGTAAAACCAATCGTATTACTGCTTTGTATAACAAATCTCGTACTAACCAAGTTGTCTTCTCATCTCTACTTGGCGCACTTCCAGGCTGTGGTGGTGCCATTGTTGTTACGACTCAATATATTAGCGGAAAGGTAGGATTCGGTTCTGTCGTCGCAGTATTAACAGCAACCATGGGAGATGCCGCTTTCTTATTAATTGCAGCTCAACCAAAAGTTGGGTTTGGTGTAATGGCATTAGGCGTTGTTGTTGGTATTGTTTCAGGGATGGTAGTAAACGCTATCCATAAAGATGACTTCTTGCGTCCTGAATCACCACAAATTAAAGAACCAACTAAACAAGATATTCCATGTTTACAAGTAAAAGCGATTAATCTACAAGGCACTTTTTGGAAGTTGGTATTAATTCCAGCAACAATTGTTGCGGTTTTAGGCTCATTCCAAGTCGATATTAACCAATTGTTTCACCTACCAGAACATAGCATTGAATGGATTGGAGCAATATTAGCGATTGGCAGCATGATGTTATGGGCATTAACTAAAGAGATCAGTGATTATCAATCGACTGTTTCTGAAGATAATAAGTGCGTAAGTTCTCACCCTATACAAAAAGCAGCACAAGATACGAATTTTGTTTCTGCCTGGGTTATTGTTGCTTTCTTAATTTTTGAATTAACCACTTACTTTTCTGGTATCAACTTGCACACGGTGTTTTTAGGTTATGGAATGTGGATGCCATTAATTGGTTTAGCAATTGGTTTACTGCCAGGCTGTGGCCCTCAAATTCTGGTAACTAGTCTATATCTATCAGGAGCTATGCCAATGTCTGCACAACTTTCAAATGCAATTTCAAATGATGGTGATGCACTTTTCCCTGCGATTGCACTAGCTCCAAAAGCGGCAATGGTTGCAACCTTCTACTCAGCAGTTCCTGCCTTTGTGGTTGGCTATGGTTATTACTTCCTATTTGAAATGTAG
- the astB gene encoding N-succinylarginine dihydrolase — protein MKAVESNFDGLVGPTHNYSGLSVGNIASKSNQSGVSNPKQAVKQGLEKMKALHDMGFVQGVLAPQERPDIHTLRRLGFSGSDSEILKKSYQYSPQLLAACSSASSMWTANAGTVSPSADTTDGKVHFTPANLINKFHRSIEDQVTGNILKATFSDEEHFVHHQALPHSDYFGDEGAANHTRFCREYGEQGVEFFVFGKSAFNESYLAPKKYPARQTLEASEAIARTHGLREQFTVFAQQNPDVIDQGVFHNDVIAVGNKNTLFCHQQAFLNQEKVKSDLCASYGSGFNVIEVPTDKVSVQDAVETYLFNSQLITKADGTTLIILPEHCRQNSRVWAYLNELVEQKCGIDELHTFDLKQSMQNGGGPACLRLRVVLNEAEQKAVNQHTLMSEELFTTLNLWADKHYRDRIEDKDLADPQLLVESRSALDELTQIMHLGSIYPFQK, from the coding sequence ATGAAAGCAGTTGAATCAAACTTTGATGGGCTCGTTGGGCCTACACATAATTACAGCGGCTTGTCGGTTGGTAATATCGCCTCTAAAAGCAATCAATCTGGTGTGTCTAATCCCAAACAAGCAGTAAAGCAAGGTTTGGAAAAAATGAAAGCATTGCATGATATGGGGTTTGTTCAAGGGGTGCTTGCACCACAGGAGCGTCCAGATATCCATACACTTCGACGTTTAGGTTTTTCTGGCTCTGATTCTGAAATACTAAAAAAGTCATATCAATATTCACCTCAATTACTTGCTGCTTGTTCTTCTGCATCAAGTATGTGGACGGCCAATGCAGGTACTGTCTCTCCAAGTGCTGATACAACAGATGGGAAAGTCCATTTTACACCAGCTAATTTAATTAATAAGTTTCACCGTTCGATAGAGGACCAAGTCACGGGAAATATTTTAAAAGCCACTTTTTCTGATGAGGAGCACTTTGTTCACCATCAAGCATTACCACACAGTGATTACTTTGGTGATGAAGGCGCTGCAAATCACACTCGTTTTTGTCGTGAGTATGGTGAACAAGGGGTGGAGTTTTTTGTTTTTGGAAAAAGCGCCTTTAATGAGAGTTACCTTGCTCCGAAAAAATACCCAGCACGTCAGACATTAGAAGCGAGTGAGGCTATCGCTCGTACACATGGTTTACGTGAGCAATTTACCGTATTTGCACAACAGAATCCCGATGTTATTGACCAAGGTGTCTTTCATAACGATGTAATTGCTGTGGGAAATAAGAATACATTGTTTTGTCACCAACAAGCTTTTTTGAATCAAGAAAAAGTGAAATCTGATTTATGTGCTTCTTATGGTTCTGGCTTTAATGTTATTGAGGTACCAACTGATAAAGTATCCGTTCAAGATGCCGTAGAAACGTATCTGTTTAATAGTCAGTTAATCACTAAAGCTGATGGAACTACTTTGATTATTCTTCCTGAGCATTGTCGTCAAAATTCAAGAGTATGGGCTTATTTAAATGAGCTAGTAGAGCAAAAGTGTGGTATTGATGAGTTACATACCTTTGATTTAAAACAGAGTATGCAAAATGGTGGTGGACCAGCGTGTTTGCGTTTGCGAGTCGTGTTAAATGAAGCTGAGCAAAAGGCGGTAAATCAACATACGTTAATGAGTGAAGAGCTATTTACGACTCTTAATCTATGGGCTGATAAGCATTATCGAGACCGTATTGAAGATAAAGATCTTGCGGATCCTCAATTGCTAGTAGAATCTCGCTCAGCATTAGATGAATTAACGCAAATCATGCATTTAGGTTCTATTTATCCATTTCAAAAGTAG
- a CDS encoding leucine-rich repeat-containing protein kinase family protein: protein MHTLAQLQSGELQGITRLQLSEQLTEFPKEILSLADSLEILDLSNNQLTTLPNEINQLSKLKIFFASNNPFTVFPDALAQCENLEMIGFKSCQIKQIPENAFPPKLRWLILTDNQLKTVPDALGECNLMQKLALAGNKLTELPDNLSQLHNLELLRISANQLTKCPDQLLDLPKLAWFAFAGNPFCKSDLKIKSVPTVSSSDYTLESVLGQGASGVISKAHWNKAQTDFPQEIAVKVFKGEVTSDGYPEDELQACLKVGNHPSLVQSLAQVNEENHLALIMNLIPAHYKNLGLPPSLESCTRDTFPNGFSLSLEKINKMTSEMCNVFNHLHDNQVCHGDLYAHNTLFDNEANIIFGDFGAASMYHMLSTTQQQKIRTIEKRALNHFIDDLMSVCEH, encoded by the coding sequence TTGCACACATTAGCGCAGTTACAATCTGGTGAATTACAAGGAATTACCCGATTACAATTAAGTGAACAACTCACTGAATTTCCAAAAGAAATCTTATCTCTTGCGGATTCATTAGAGATCTTAGATTTATCAAACAATCAACTAACTACGCTACCAAATGAGATAAATCAATTATCGAAATTAAAGATCTTTTTTGCATCAAATAACCCGTTTACTGTATTTCCTGATGCTCTGGCACAATGTGAAAACCTTGAAATGATTGGGTTTAAGTCATGCCAGATTAAACAGATCCCCGAAAACGCTTTTCCACCGAAATTACGCTGGCTTATCTTAACGGACAACCAACTCAAAACAGTGCCAGATGCTTTAGGTGAATGTAATTTAATGCAAAAACTGGCATTAGCCGGAAATAAACTAACCGAACTACCAGATAATTTATCTCAGCTACACAATTTAGAATTACTGCGTATTTCTGCAAATCAATTAACAAAATGTCCAGATCAACTACTTGATTTACCAAAATTGGCTTGGTTTGCTTTTGCTGGTAATCCATTCTGTAAATCAGATCTAAAAATCAAATCAGTACCTACGGTCTCTTCAAGTGACTACACGTTAGAAAGTGTATTAGGTCAAGGCGCATCTGGCGTTATTTCTAAAGCTCATTGGAATAAAGCGCAAACGGATTTCCCACAAGAGATCGCTGTTAAAGTATTTAAAGGCGAAGTCACAAGTGATGGATACCCTGAAGATGAGTTGCAAGCGTGTTTAAAAGTAGGCAATCACCCAAGTTTGGTACAATCGTTAGCACAAGTTAATGAAGAAAATCATCTCGCGTTGATCATGAACTTGATCCCTGCGCATTACAAAAACTTAGGTTTACCACCTAGTTTAGAAAGTTGTACACGGGATACTTTCCCTAATGGATTCAGTTTATCACTCGAAAAAATAAATAAAATGACATCAGAAATGTGCAATGTATTCAACCACCTGCATGATAATCAAGTGTGTCATGGGGATCTATACGCACACAACACGCTATTTGATAATGAAGCAAATATTATCTTTGGTGATTTTGGTGCCGCCAGTATGTACCACATGCTAAGTACTACACAGCAACAAAAGATAAGAACCATTGAAAAGCGAGCACTTAACCATTTTATTGATGACTTAATGAGTGTATGCGAACACTAA
- a CDS encoding OmpP1/FadL family transporter, whose protein sequence is MKPFFSYSLTASAVLLSFNAFSSGLFLQEATVANAGTTGAGDGVYTESAAAMWTNPATMSYMGESKTTINAMAFDLEMKFNDNNGSEDGRAHSILPSAGAFHTQAITDKLHFGLALGAVGGSSLDYGSDWAGSKLLEDISLTAMQLNPALSYQVNERLSLGAGLQFSWASFEQSMSGITAEKDSDWAYGYNLGVMYQVSEQASMGLSYRSKLEHEFNNNIRLDNANPTLSSGMIMPDIVDLSTNYALSKDVNLLSSIQLHRWSHWDSTILDANLGNGGAEIKRDWDDVWKFAIGADYRLNSDWRLKAGFSYETSPQDDPSMQWVDLPVGEQYRYSVGASTSWDGITMDMFYEYADLGSVDMDRLNVDGSFDGRIHFVGVNFTF, encoded by the coding sequence ATGAAACCCTTTTTTAGCTACTCTTTAACTGCCTCTGCTGTTTTGCTCAGTTTTAATGCCTTTTCTAGCGGATTATTTCTTCAGGAAGCAACCGTTGCGAATGCTGGTACAACAGGCGCAGGAGACGGCGTTTACACTGAATCTGCGGCTGCAATGTGGACAAACCCTGCCACCATGTCCTACATGGGAGAAAGTAAAACAACCATCAATGCCATGGCGTTTGATTTAGAAATGAAATTTAATGATAACAATGGTTCAGAAGATGGCAGAGCACATTCAATTTTACCTTCAGCCGGCGCTTTTCATACTCAAGCGATAACAGACAAATTACACTTTGGTTTAGCGCTTGGCGCTGTTGGTGGCTCAAGTTTAGACTATGGTAGTGATTGGGCTGGCAGTAAACTATTAGAAGATATCAGCTTGACTGCAATGCAGTTAAATCCTGCTTTAAGTTATCAAGTAAATGAACGATTATCATTAGGGGCTGGCTTACAATTTAGTTGGGCTTCTTTTGAGCAATCAATGTCAGGAATTACCGCTGAAAAAGATTCTGATTGGGCATATGGCTATAATTTAGGGGTTATGTATCAAGTTTCTGAACAAGCATCCATGGGCTTAAGCTACCGTTCAAAACTTGAGCATGAATTTAATAATAACATTCGCTTAGATAACGCTAATCCAACACTTTCGAGTGGAATGATCATGCCTGATATTGTTGATCTCAGCACCAATTATGCATTAAGTAAAGATGTAAACTTATTAAGTAGCATACAGCTGCACCGTTGGAGCCACTGGGATTCGACCATTTTAGACGCAAACCTAGGTAATGGTGGTGCCGAAATAAAACGAGATTGGGATGATGTATGGAAATTTGCCATCGGTGCTGATTATCGTCTGAATTCTGATTGGCGTTTAAAGGCCGGATTCTCATATGAAACCTCACCTCAAGATGATCCTTCGATGCAATGGGTAGATTTACCGGTAGGTGAACAATATCGCTACTCTGTTGGTGCATCCACATCATGGGACGGTATTACAATGGATATGTTTTATGAATACGCCGATTTAGGCTCTGTTGATATGGATCGTTTAAATGTAGATGGCTCCTTCGACGGCAGAATCCACTTTGTGGGCGTAAACTTTACTTTTTAA
- a CDS encoding lipocalin family protein — protein MFKSISKVGFGAVILMMLNGCLGMPKGVEPVTGFELNRYLGTWYEIARLDHSFEDGLSQVSAEYSINEDGSVKVINRGFSDQDQQWNEALGKAKFVDGSDEGYLKVSFFGPFYGSYVVFELDKENYQYAFVSGPDLDYLWLLSRTKKVDQEVIERFVSTAKSLGFKTNELIFVEQK, from the coding sequence ATGTTTAAAAGTATAAGTAAAGTGGGTTTTGGGGCTGTTATTTTGATGATGCTCAATGGATGTTTGGGAATGCCAAAAGGCGTAGAACCCGTTACAGGCTTTGAGTTGAATCGCTATCTTGGTACTTGGTATGAGATAGCTCGTTTGGATCATTCTTTTGAAGATGGTTTGAGTCAAGTAAGTGCAGAATACTCAATTAATGAGGATGGCAGTGTAAAGGTTATTAATCGTGGTTTTTCAGATCAAGATCAACAATGGAATGAGGCTTTAGGTAAAGCAAAATTTGTTGATGGAAGTGATGAGGGGTATTTAAAAGTTTCTTTCTTTGGTCCTTTCTATGGTTCTTATGTTGTTTTTGAGTTAGATAAAGAAAATTATCAATATGCTTTTGTTTCAGGTCCTGACCTCGATTATTTATGGCTACTCTCTCGAACTAAAAAAGTGGACCAAGAAGTGATTGAACGTTTTGTATCAACTGCTAAATCACTTGGTTTTAAAACAAATGAACTTATCTTTGTTGAGCAGAAATAA
- a CDS encoding hydroxymethylglutaryl-CoA reductase, producing the protein MPKLNLHRRDYVSILGGDISADKLEQSLNPHFEKPHNKITPSPYLTEKNLTRRWDKLAKPELQSELLDPHTQNQMHVYEKNIEHFIGTVKLPVGLAGPLRVNGLFANDDYLVPLATTEAALVASYNRGAQLLTASGGASAMLLNEGVTRTPAFAFFGLAEAGQFVAWAVTQYDTFKQLAESTTSHGKLSDINISIEGNHVYLVFEFLTGDASGQNMVTIATNAVFSYIMENSPITPENAYLDGNLSGDKKASSQTLRSVRGKKVTAEAHIPAELVKKYLHTTPEKMMQFTQMSTVGATLSGTIGINAHYANALAALYIACGQDAACVAESAIGMTRIEVDRNGDLYASVTLPNLMLGTVGGGTGLPSQKACLELMGLHGAGKSQALAEVCAALCLAGELSIVGAFCAGHFSRAHHKLAR; encoded by the coding sequence ATGCCAAAACTGAATCTGCATCGCCGTGACTATGTTTCAATCTTAGGAGGCGATATCTCTGCAGATAAATTAGAGCAATCGCTCAACCCTCATTTTGAAAAACCACACAATAAAATCACTCCAAGCCCTTATCTAACAGAAAAGAACCTTACTCGTCGTTGGGATAAACTTGCAAAACCTGAACTCCAATCAGAACTTCTTGATCCACACACCCAAAATCAAATGCATGTGTACGAGAAAAACATCGAGCATTTTATTGGCACGGTGAAACTGCCTGTTGGTCTTGCTGGCCCATTACGTGTGAATGGATTATTTGCCAATGATGATTACTTAGTGCCTCTTGCCACCACAGAAGCCGCCTTAGTCGCCTCTTATAACCGTGGAGCACAGCTATTGACGGCAAGTGGCGGCGCAAGTGCAATGCTGTTAAACGAAGGGGTAACACGAACGCCTGCGTTTGCCTTTTTTGGTCTAGCCGAAGCGGGACAATTTGTGGCATGGGCAGTGACTCAATACGACACATTCAAACAACTAGCAGAGTCCACCACCTCTCATGGGAAACTCAGCGACATTAATATCAGTATTGAAGGCAATCATGTTTATTTAGTATTCGAGTTTTTAACTGGTGATGCTTCAGGACAAAACATGGTAACCATTGCGACCAATGCCGTGTTTAGCTACATCATGGAAAACTCCCCTATCACGCCTGAAAATGCTTATTTAGATGGCAATTTATCAGGAGATAAAAAAGCAAGCAGCCAAACCTTGCGCAGTGTTCGCGGCAAAAAAGTCACTGCCGAAGCACACATTCCTGCGGAGTTAGTGAAAAAGTACCTACACACTACCCCTGAAAAAATGATGCAGTTTACTCAAATGAGTACAGTTGGTGCGACGCTCAGCGGAACTATAGGTATTAATGCACATTATGCTAACGCCCTAGCTGCTCTTTATATCGCTTGTGGGCAAGATGCGGCGTGTGTGGCTGAATCAGCCATTGGGATGACTCGCATTGAAGTCGATAGAAATGGGGACTTATACGCAAGTGTCACTCTGCCTAACCTTATGCTTGGTACAGTTGGCGGTGGTACCGGATTACCAAGTCAAAAAGCGTGCTTAGAATTAATGGGATTACATGGTGCTGGTAAATCTCAAGCACTGGCTGAAGTATGCGCAGCTTTATGCTTAGCTGGAGAGTTATCCATCGTAGGGGCATTCTGTGCGGGGCACTTCTCTCGAGCACATCATAAATTAGCTCGTTAA
- the speA gene encoding arginine decarboxylase yields MERIRAEYNVKHWSQGFYGIDDNGEVYVSPRTDASHQVPLSHIVNQLEQRNIGLPALVRFPQIVHQRVHNICNAFNQAIDEYQYENHYLLVYPIKVNQQKEVVDEILASQAQLEQKQLGLEAGSKPELLAVLALAQKASSVIVCNGYKDREYVRLALIGEKLGHSVFIVLEKLSELDLVLSEAKALGVKPRLGLRIRLASQGAGKWQASGGEKSKFGLSASQVLTVINRLKAEDQLDILELVHFHLGSQMANIRDVRNGVSEAARFYCELRDIGAKLKYLDVGGGLAVDYDGTRSQSSNSMNYGLAEYARNIVMTIGDICQLYSQPMPVIISESGRSLTAHHAVLITNVIGTESYTPEAIEAPCADDPLLLHNMWRNLEQLENGSDDRALIEIYNDTQCDVAEAHNQFATGMINLQHRAWAEQVSLRINYELSVKMSTKNRYHRPILDELSERLADKFFVNFSLFQSLPDAWGIDQVFPVLPLSGLDNADEHRAVVLDITCDSDGTIDQYVDGQGIETTLPVPAWNPDEPYLMGFFLVGAYQEILGDMHNLFGDTHSVVVNVDENGEANIDYINEGDTVEDMMRYVHIDVDLIRQNYKDMVTAKVAEEEQQSVLEELEQGLMGYTYLEDF; encoded by the coding sequence TTGGAACGTATCCGTGCTGAGTATAATGTAAAGCACTGGAGCCAAGGTTTTTATGGTATTGATGACAATGGTGAGGTTTATGTTTCACCACGCACTGACGCGAGTCACCAAGTTCCACTAAGTCATATTGTGAATCAATTAGAGCAGCGAAATATTGGATTGCCTGCTTTGGTTCGTTTTCCCCAAATCGTTCATCAGCGTGTGCATAATATTTGTAATGCATTTAACCAAGCGATTGATGAATACCAATATGAAAACCACTACCTTCTTGTTTACCCAATTAAAGTAAACCAACAAAAAGAAGTGGTTGATGAAATTCTTGCAAGTCAGGCGCAATTAGAGCAGAAGCAATTAGGCTTAGAAGCAGGCAGTAAACCTGAACTATTGGCTGTATTAGCGCTAGCTCAAAAAGCGAGTTCAGTTATTGTATGTAATGGTTATAAAGACCGTGAGTACGTTCGCTTAGCACTGATTGGTGAGAAACTTGGTCACAGTGTTTTTATCGTTCTAGAAAAATTATCAGAATTAGATTTAGTTCTGTCTGAAGCAAAAGCATTAGGTGTTAAACCACGTCTTGGCTTGCGTATTCGTCTTGCTTCTCAAGGTGCGGGTAAATGGCAAGCAAGTGGTGGCGAAAAATCGAAATTTGGTTTATCTGCTTCTCAAGTATTGACGGTAATTAACCGCCTAAAAGCAGAAGACCAATTAGATATTTTAGAGCTTGTGCATTTCCATTTAGGCTCACAAATGGCAAACATTCGTGATGTTCGTAATGGTGTGAGTGAAGCGGCTCGTTTTTACTGTGAATTACGTGATATTGGCGCAAAACTAAAATACCTCGATGTCGGTGGTGGTTTAGCGGTGGATTACGATGGAACGCGCAGTCAGTCATCAAACTCGATGAACTACGGTTTGGCGGAATATGCACGTAATATCGTAATGACGATTGGTGATATTTGTCAGCTTTACTCGCAACCAATGCCAGTGATTATCTCTGAATCTGGTCGTTCGTTAACGGCGCATCACGCAGTGTTAATTACTAATGTTATTGGTACAGAAAGCTACACGCCAGAAGCAATAGAAGCGCCTTGTGCAGATGATCCATTGTTATTACACAATATGTGGCGTAACTTAGAACAGTTAGAAAACGGCAGCGATGATCGTGCGTTAATTGAGATTTATAACGATACTCAATGTGACGTAGCAGAGGCTCATAATCAGTTTGCGACAGGTATGATTAACCTTCAGCATCGAGCATGGGCAGAGCAAGTATCATTACGTATTAACTATGAGTTAAGCGTAAAAATGAGCACCAAGAACCGCTACCACCGTCCAATCTTGGATGAGTTAAGTGAGCGTTTAGCGGATAAGTTCTTTGTGAATTTCTCTCTGTTCCAATCATTACCAGACGCGTGGGGTATTGATCAGGTGTTCCCTGTGTTACCACTAAGCGGTCTTGATAATGCGGATGAGCATCGTGCTGTTGTATTGGATATTACGTGTGACTCAGATGGTACGATTGATCAATATGTTGATGGTCAAGGTATTGAAACAACGTTACCAGTACCAGCTTGGAACCCTGATGAGCCTTATTTAATGGGCTTCTTCTTAGTGGGCGCATACCAAGAAATCTTAGGTGATATGCATAACCTATTTGGTGATACTCACAGCGTTGTTGTTAATGTTGATGAAAATGGCGAAGCAAATATTGATTACATCAATGAAGGCGATACCGTTGAAGATATGATGCGTTATGTACATATCGATGTGGATTTGATCCGTCAAAACTACAAAGACATGGTAACAGCGAAAGTTGCAGAAGAAGAACAACAAAGCGTGCTTGAAGAGTTAGAGCAAGGCTTAATGGGTTACACCTATTTGGAAGATTTTTAA